TTTACAAAAAATTCTTTCTGAAGAGGAACCTGAATTTTTTCATGAATACAGCAGAACCTTTTTTCAACACCAACTGGAACGCATCACAAAATTGTTAGAAGAATGATTACCTTTCCTCTGCAAGAATGTTTAAAGCTAAAATCAAAGGAAGTATTCCCAGAAAAGAGGCGCTAAAAAAGTTCCACCAAATAGGAGGATCTCTTAATAGTTCCCTTGGGGCTTCTGCAATCATGATCCCCCAAGAAGAACTTCCGGGTTCTATGCCAATTCCAATAAACGTCAGGACGGTTTCGGCAACGATGATGTGTGAAGATGAAAGCGCAAAGGTGATTTTGACAATGGAACTCAGATTGGGTAGGATTTCTTCCCAAAGGATACGAAAATGGGATTTTCCCACAATGAGTGAGGATTTAATAAAATTCATTTCTCGGAGCTTTAGGGTTTCTCCTCGAGCAATGCGTGCCAATTCCACCCAACTGGTAAGACCAATCGCTATGATGATCCAAATCATGCCTCTACCGAAAATCATCAAAAAAGTAATCACGAACAATAGCCAAGGAATCGAAGCTACTGTAGTATAAAACCACTGAATGATATCATCAATCCAACCACCGAAATAGCCAGCAATCACACCTAAAACTATCCCGATGGGAATGGCAATCAAATTGACTCCAATTGCCAAAAGTAATGCCGTTTTTGCTCCTTTGAGGGTTTGTAATAGGACATCGTTTCCGTTGATGTCGGTTCCTAAGATGTGAAGTCCTTTGGGTTTTTCAAAGTGCTTCGATTCTCGATATAAACCAAAGGGCTCGGTGTAGGTTCTTTCTTTTTGAACATTGAGAACTTTCACAAACAAAGCGTCCAATAAAGAAAACTTTGCCCCCATTGAGTCTCGAAAGGAAATCAAATCCAAAAGCCCAATCACGAAGTAAATACTAACGATGATGTAGCTGATTTTTTTGAGTCTTTGTTGGGTTTGATTCATGACTTACTCCAGACGTATTCGAGGATCCACAAAAGCATAAGAAATATCCGTTAGAACGTTTCCTAACATATACAAAAAAGCTCCCAAATAGACTAAGGCTCGAATGACAGGAAAGTCTTGAGAAATAATGGCAGAATACATCATGTCCCCCATGCCAGGAATTCCAAAAAATTGTTCTAATAATAAGGAACCAGTAATCAAAAAAGGAAGACTCATCATCACTGTGGTCAAGATAGGGATTGAGGCATTTCGTAGCACGTGAAAAATCAAAACATACCATGTTGTAGCTCCCCGAAGACGAGAAGCCCTCACGAAAAGTTGGTATTTTTGATCCATAAGCACGGTGCGATAGAAACGTATCTGTCCTCCTAAACCCGCAATCACAGCTACGATGATGGCTGGTAAAGGATCACCATAAATAGGCACTATCTTTAGAAAGCTTCCAAAAATCCATCCTGCTAATAATAAATACACAGGAATAGCAATACTCATCGAAACTACGGCAAAAAAACTGATGGTCCTATCTACCCAAAGGGGACTATAAACCGACAACAAAGAAAAAAACAAACTTATAAAGATAGAAATCACAAAAGCAGGGAACATCACACTCAAAGAGGGAATTGCTCTTTCCTTCATTTGTTCTAAAATATCCCGATTGTTTTTGTCTTTGCCAAAATTGAAGGTAATGAGATCCTTTAAGCCTAGAAAATAACGAGAATAAAAAATGCTTTTTTCTTTAAATTCGGGATGAACCCTTCCATCAGGACGAACTTCTTCAGCATGATGTGGCAGATTCAAAAATAGTGGCAAATGATAGTTGTTGGCACGAACCCAATCTTGTAAAACGGGCAAAGGAGCTTGAGGTAAATGCACCTTCGCTATGGCAATGGGGTCCCGAAGATGAAAAAGCAAAAAGGTGATTGTATAGACTCCTATTGCAATAGGAATAGTGTAAAGAATCCTTCGAAGGATGTACTTCCACATAGAATCTCCCTAAAACAAAGAATTTATTTCTAACCATTTTTGAAAACGAAATTCTGGGTTCACACTTCGGTATTTGAGTTGATTTAGATCTAATGGATGTGGGATGATAGGCTCAAGCCATGGCCATTGGATAGAAAACGTAACAGGATGGAATGTAAAAGCTACGGGTAGATCACGTAGTAGTATCTCGTTCATACGATAAACCAAGTTCTTTCGAATCTCAGGTTGTGTGGTTTCTAATAGTTGTTCGTAGAGTCGATCAAATTCTGGGTTGATGTAGCCAGCTTCGTTATACCCAGTTTCTATGTTTTTACTATAAAACAATTGAAAGAAGTTTTGTGGATCGGGATAATCAGCTCCCCATCCCCAACCAGCAATTTGAAACTCACCCTTATGGCGTTTTTCGAAAAAGGTCGGAGCATCGTATAAATCCACTTTGAGTTCGATTCCGTATTTTGCCAGGGATTCTGTGTAGAAACGATAAACGGCTGTTCCTGCACCGCCTGCCACTGCTGTTAGCCGAAGTTCCAGAGGTTTTTGATTTTTGTCTCTACCTTGAGGGTGTCCTGGTGGATATCCTGCTTTTGTGAGCAACTCTGGAACAAGGTGTTGGCAGTTCCTTATGGGGTATTTTTTTATGAGAGGGTCATCTTCTAAGTGTCCTTCCATTTCGGGTGGTATGAGTCCATTCGCAGGTATGGCTCGATTGCGAAAAAAACGAAAAATCAATTCTTCTACGTCTATGGCACAAGCAATCGCTCTTCGAAGATGAGGATTGTTTTTGAAGATAGGATCTCGCAAGTTGAAAACCCAACCATAAGTGACAGGTTCTTTTGCCTGAGTGAGAAGTATTCCCATCTTTCGGTATTTTTCTGAGAGAACCGTTCCATCCAGAACTTGCTGCATAGTGTCTTGATTGAGTCCAATCCGGTCGATATAGCCTTGACGAAACAAGGTCCAAATCGTAGGACCGGAACGAATGATATGAAAATACACTTCTTCGATGCGAGGTAAAGATTCTTGAAAATATTCACTAGTTTCATAATAGTTAGGGTTTTTTCGTAAAATCATACGTTGATTTCGTTTCCATTCGTGTAGATAAAAAGCTCCAGAGCTGATAGGATGATGGTCCAGTAAATATTCTGGATTTCGTAGTGAGTATTCCAAACATTCTTTTGGCAAAGGGGAGGAAGCCGTCATAGCAAAGAAATATGGAATCCTTGGATCAGGTTTTTTTAAAAGAATCTCGATTCCGTTTTGATTGTATTTTCTTACTCCTTCGATTTCTCGTTCATACATTTCCATTGTTTCTTTTTGGGGGAAGGTTTCTAAATATTGTGAATATTCCATAAAACCAATGATATTATCCAAAAGTGGGAATGCAAAGGGATTGATTTTACGATTGGCGGTTCGCTTCAACATCAGAATGAAATCTTCTGCTAAGATAGGACGTTTCTTTTTGCCAAGACATTCTTCAGGATAATAATAGGCTTCTTTGAGTTCGAAACGAAAATAATAAACAAGCTGATTTTTATGGGATTTGTATCCTGTTTCTGGATAATCTTTTGCTAAGAGAGGAATCATTTTCAAGGGTCTGGCTTTGTAATCATACTGATATGGAGTAGCTGTGATGTTGGAAAGAATAGTGATGGAAATAACATCAGTTGCTTTAATGGGATCTAAGGTTCTAGGTTCATCCGCTAATGCAGAAAGTAATACTTTTTTGTTTTTATCAAAATCACTATAAGGGTTGTTCCAAGGTTCACGACAGCTGATTAAAAACAAAAATAGCAAAAGAATTATTGGCTTCATCGAGATAACGAAATTCTCATTAGGACTTCTTTTACAAGTGGATTTTTGATTAGCTAACCTTGATAAGAATTGATAAAGGTTGATAAAAATTGATAAGAAATGGCAGTATCGAAATATTAAAAAATTAAATTAAAAAAAGTATATAAAAAATGTTCATAAAAACTCAAAAAAAATTGACTTAAAAAAACTATGAAGTAAATTTAAAGAAATTGTATAAAAATTTTACATTCTTTATTTATTTTTTTTATTATAGTGATACGATACTTAAATATGATTAAAAAGACATGAAACGTAATAATTTTATATGATAGGATAGGATTATGGCAACAGCAAAGAAATCAAACAATAAAGCAGAAAAAAAATCAACAAAAAAGGAAACAAAGAAAGCTGAGAAAAAAACAGCAAAGAAAGCATCAAAGAAAACAGGAAAGTAATTACGTTGTAAAAATATATAAGCTTTTCCTGTTTGGGATCGATTCTATTCTTGTTGCTTTTTTTAAAATCTGTTTATGATTGTTTTATGATGCGATATTTCGTTGTCGTTTATTTGTTGTTCTTGTTTTTATCAGCTTGCAAAACAGGAGAGAAACTAAAAGAAAATACGAAAGAAGAAGCACCAGTTATTCTTGATAACAAAAAAAAAGAAGAAAATGAGCAAGCTTATTTGGGAATTTTATATACAGAATATGTCTATGGAGTTCAAGTAGTTGAGGTTTTTCCTGATAGCCCAGCTTCAAAAGCAGGTTTGGAGATAGGTGATATCATCTTATCAGCTAACGGATATCCTATCTTTGGTTCTTACACATTGAAAGAAAATATATTTTCAAGAAAACCTGGAACTGAAGTAATCATCGAAGTAGAAAAGATGAATGGGAAAAGAACAAAATTAAGGGCTGTTTTAGAACCCATGCCAGAGAAATATAAAAAATACTATCAAAATCATTGATGCAACATCACTTTACAAGTCCCGTCGTTGACATAAAAAGAGCTGATGTAGAAGACCTCATAAAAGTAGCCATTTACGAAGATGCACCAGATGGTGATATAACTTCAGAAACTCTTTTCGATAGAAATCACTTTAGTTTTGCGAAAGTCATTTCCAAGTCAAAAGGAATATTTTGTGGTAATAGGATTTCAGGTCTATTGATTGAAATTTTTAATGAAATTGCAAACTATAACATCAAGATTTTGAATTCATTGCAAGATGGGGATGAATTTTTAGAAAACCAAGAATTATTAAAACTCAAAGGAGAGACTGCTGGTTTATTGAGAATTGAGAGGGTGCTTTTGAATTTTATCCAGCTTCTTAGTGGGATTAGCACTCAAACTCATAAAGTCATCCAAGCAATACAAGGTATAAATAAGAGTATTTTTATTTTAGATACAAGAAAAACCATTCCAGGTTTTCGTATTTTATCCAAATATGCTGTCTATTGTGGAGGTGGAAGTAACCATAGAATACATCTTTCAGATATGGCAATGATCAAAGAAAATCATCTTTCAATAGGATTATCTCTCAAAGAAGCAGTAAGGCAAATCAAGTCGAAACACCCAACAAAACCCATTGAAATCGAGGTTCAGGATTTTCGTATGATTGAAGAAGTTTTAAGCATAGAACCTGATATAATCATGTTAGATAACTTTTCTATCGAAGAAATCAAGAAAGCCGTCGAATTGATTGAAGATTATTGTAATAATCACAGTTTATCTAAGCCAAAAATTGAAATCTCAGGAGGGTGGCGTCCTGACAAATTTTACTTGTTGAAGGATTTGGAAAACATAGGAGTAAGTATGGGATATCTAACCCACAATGTGCAGTTTTTAGATATGAGCATGGATTTTGAGACTTTATGAAAACTCTGATAGAACTACAAAATTTAGCTAAAGAAGCAGAAAAAACAAAGAACATACCCAAAGCAATCTATTATTACAAACAATTGTATGAAATTACGAGAAAACCAGCTTTTCTTTTTCAACTGGGATATTTGGAATCGTTGATTCCTAATCACGAGAATTCTGTATCTTTTTATGAAAAGTATGTTGACTACAATCCTGATGATACCATTGCTTATTACAACTTAGCCGTTGAATATTTTCATTTGAAGAATTATCCCAAAAGCATTTTGAACTTAAAAAAAGCCATACTTAAGAAACCGGATTTTCTTCAAGCCTACATTCTTCTGGGTTATATTTATGAAGTCATGGAAAACCATCAAGAGGCTTTTCGTTATTTCCAAAGGGTCTTATCAATAAAACCCAACTATCATTTAGCTTTACAGGGTATCATTTTTTCTCTCATCAAACAAAAACTTTATGATCAAGCATTGGGGGAATGTGAAAAGTATTTAAATCTCTATCCAAATGATCGCTTTATAAAAAATACAAGGGTTCAATTGTTGATCCAGTTAAAAAAAACAGAAGAAGCATTTTCAGAAATTAAAACGTTAGTGGAAACAGATGAAAGATATAAATCTTTTGAAAACTATATCCATCAGGTTCAAGAGAGAAGAGAACACGAATTCCAGGAATTTCTTTCAGAAACTCAAAAAAAACTTCAAGAAAAACTAGCATCCTTAGAAGAAGCCAACGAAGAAACCAACCCAGAAAGGAAGACATATTTGGACATTAGCTTACTCTCATTATTTTCAGGAAAAAAAGAACAAGCAATCGAATACTTACAAAAAGCATTGGAGCAAGAAAAAATAAAAAAAGATAAATAAGAAGTGATAATTTTCTTGAAGAAATTAACAGTAGTAAAAATTAGTAAAATTCAAAAAAAAAAGAAATGGAGGTTATAAAATGCAAAACTTACAAATTTTACTTTTAATCATTTCGATTTTAGGGATCAGTGAGCTTTTTTCTATTTCAGCTAGGACATATCGATTTTCGGGTGGTCCATCAGGTGGTGTGTATCAATATTTTGCCAGTGGAGTTTCTACCTTAGCTAAGAAAGCAAACATCAATCTTTTAGCTAGTGCCTCGGGTGGTGCAATTGAAAATATTCGTTTAGTGAATGCTGAAAAAGCAGATTTTGGTATCGCAAACTCAGGGGATGTTTACTCTGCGAGGATGGGGCAGCTTATAGGTGATAGTAAAAAATACGAAAATATTTTTGCCATTAATTTCTTTTATAGTGCTGTTGCTCAGCTCGTCGTGCGTGCTGAAGATAGAATCACTTCCGTTAAGCAATTAGAAGGAAAGCGAGTCGCTGTTGGAAATCCTGGTTCTGGTGCAGCAGCTGCAGCAGAAATATTTTTCAAAGAAATTGGTATTTGGGAAAAAATCAACAAAGAATTTTTGGGTTATCGTGAGGCTGCAGAAGCATTTAAAAATAGACAATTAGATGCGTTTTGGGTATTTGCTGGATATCCAAATGCAGCTATCACTGAAGCTGCCTTACAAAATAAAATTCAGTTAGTGGATGTGTACACTGAAGCAGAAAAAGCAGGAATGTTTAAAAAATATCCTTATCTGACTAAAGAAGTCTTACCAGCAAATACCTATAGCGGACAAACTCAAGAGGTAGCGACTTATAGTGACGCCGTGATTTTCTTTGCTCATAAGAATGTTCCTACAGAAGTTGTTTATAACCTACTGAAGGTTCTCTATAGTAAAGAAGGTTTGGAATATATGGTGAGTGTTCACAAAGCAGCTCAAGAAATGAAAATCGAGCATGGACTAAAGGGAATTGTGACGCCACTTCATCCAGGAGCTGAAAAATTCTGGAAGGAAATGAAAGTATTAAAATAATATGTTCGAAAAACTTAATAAATTCGAAAAGTTTGTTTTTAATCTTTTTTCCCTTTTTCTTGTTTTTTTTTATATATATTCAGCAATCATACAGCCTTTCCCTGTGCAATATCATCGTGGAGTTTATGTTCTCGCTGCTTATGTTCTGATTTTGTTTCTATATAAATCGAAGAATCCCATTTTAAGGATTGTAGATTATTTTCTTATTATTGTTTCTTTTTATGTAGTAGGTTATTGGATTTTGAATTTTACTGCTATTACATATCGAGCTGGAGCTGAAACCCTACAAGATCAAATTGTAGCATTGATTGGAGTTATAATCGGAATAGAAATAGCTCGAAGGGTAGTGGGGATTGTATTTGTAATCATTGGTATTGTGATGATTCTATATGGAGTATATGGAAAATACTTACCCGACATTATTGCTCATCCAGGGGATACGCTTTTAGGACTGGCAACGACCATTTTTTTCAAAAGTGATGGGATTTTTGGTGTAATGGCGGATGTGATTGCTTCTTATGTGCTTTTATTTGTGATTTTTGGTGCATTTTTGGAACGTTCTGGTTCACAGAAGTTTTTTATTGATCTTCCCATAGCATTAGTCGGTCATAAAATAGGTGGTCCTGGTAAAGTTGCTGTGATTGCAAGTGCCTTATTTGGTTCCATATCTGGAAGTGCAATCGCCAACACTGTTTCTACAGGTATGTTTACAATTCCTTTGATGAAAAAAGCAGGATTCAAACCTCACATAGCAGGAGCGATTGAACCAGCCGCCTCAATAGGGGGTATGTTTATGCCTCCTATTATGGGAGCTGGTGGTTTTATCATGTCGGAGTTAACAGGTGTTCCCTATAACAAAATCATGTTGATTTCTTTGTTTCCTGCTTTGATGTATTTTTTGAGTGTTTTTGTTCTTGTTCATTACTATGCTAAAGACAATAAAATTGTTGGTGAAAAATCAGATGTAGATGTAAAAACCCTTTTAAAAAGTGAATGGTACTATAGTTTACCTATCATTGTAATAACGGGAGCACTTTTATATGGTTTTTCTGCGAGTTATTCAGCAGTGTTAGGTATACTTACAACGATTATTATAAGTTGGTTCAAAAAAAAAACCCGAATTGATCATAATAAATTTTTAGAAGCAGTTCGTGTAGGTGTAGAAAATAGCTTAACTATTGGTGCTACCGTAGGAATCATTGGAATTATCATTGCAGTTTTGACATATAGTGGGATTATCGTGAGTTTTGCAGATATTGTGATTCAACTTGCTGGAGGGAATATCTTTTTGACCATTCTTTATATCGGTATTGCATCATTGATTTTAGGAATGGGGGTTCCAGTTACAGCTGCCTATTTGATCACAGCTGTTGTAGCCGTTCCTGCATTGACAAAGTTGGGGATTGACCCCATTGCCGCTCACATGATTGTTTATTGGTTATCTCAAGACTCAAACATAACTCCACCCGTATGCATCGCTGCTTTTACAGGTGCCACCATTGCAGGTGCGAATATGTGGAAGACAGCATTTGCTAGTTTTATTTTTGCCAAGTATCTTTATGTAGCTCCATTTCTTTTTGCTTATGTCCCAGCCTTCACCTTGAATGATACACCTGAAAATATTATCATTGCTTTCATTCTTATCACCATTGGAACATATTTGTTTTCTTATGTTTTGAGTTTTACTTGGTGGAAATATATAAAACGAATTTATCAAAGAACCTGAGCTTCTCGAGTTTTTGACTACATACCTAATAATTTTCATCGCCTAAATTGATTTTTCTGTCAATATGTAATTAGGGGCTATTGTATGAGTCATTATGATTATGATTTTATTGTGATTGGTTCCGGTTTTGGTGGAAGTGTTTCTGCCATGAGGTTGACTCAAAAAGGCTATAAGGTGGCTGTGATCGAAGCAGGAAAACGATTTCGAAATCAGGATTTTCCAAAAACTAACTGGAACTTACGAAAGTATTTCTGGTTTCCAACAATCTTTTTCTATGGTATCCAAAGAATCAATATCTTGAGACATACATTGATACTTTCGGGTGCTGGAGTTGGTGGCGGAAGTTTAGTTTATGCTAATACTCTTTACGTCCCACTGGAAGAATTCTTTGAACATCCCAAAGTGAAAGTTTTGGGTGGTTATGAAGAGCTCTTGCCTTACTATGAGATTGCAAAAAAAATGCTGGGAGTAGTTGAAACTCCTAAAACCTTTCGTGGAGATGAAATTTTAAAAAAAACAGCCGAAGAAATGGGTTTCGGACAGACTTTTCGTCCTACACCTGTGGGAGTTTACTTCGGGAAGGTTGATGATCCCCAAGATCCATACTTTGAAGGAGAGGGTCCAAAGAGAAATGGATGTATCTTTTGTGGAAATTGTATGGTAGGTTGTCGTCATAATGCTAAAAATTCTTTGGATAAAAATTACTTATATTTTGCTGAAAAATTAGGGGCAAAAGTTATCCCAGAGACCAAAGTGGTCGGCATATATCCCTTGAGTCCGGATGGATCGGAGGGATACGAAATTCGAACCATTACCACTACAAATCTTTTTGGGTACCCCAAAAGGGTTTTTCGAACAAAAGGGGTAGTTCTATCCGCTGGTGTTTTAGGCACACTGAAACTATTGTTTACTATGAAACAAAAAAAAATCATGCCAAACATCTCAGAAAAATTAGGGTATTACGTTCGAACGAATTCTGAATCCATCATCGGTGTGACTTCGAAACGAAAAGACGTGGATTTTTCGGAGGGGGTAGCGATTTCATCAAGTGTCTTTCCGGATAAGAATACTCATATTGAAATTGTTAGATACGGGAAAAATTCTGATGTAATGAACATCATGGGAGCACCCGCATTGATTGATGGAGGTGGAAAAATCCCCAGACAACTTCGATTTTTAATGGCTTTTTTACGACATCCCATTCGTTCAGTGCGACTACTTCTTCCTTTTGGTTTTGCTCAACGCTCTATCATTCTGTTAGTAATGCAGACTTTAGATAATTATTTAAAGATCGTCCATAAAAGGGAATTCTATTTTCCTTTCAAAAAAATCCTTACATCAGAATTGGATGAAGGAGAGCCTCCGCCCACGTATATCCCTATAGCAAATGAATTTGCAAGAAAGCTTTCTAAGCATATCAATGGAATTCCAAGAAGCTCCATCAATGAAGTTTTATTCGATATCCCCATGACAGCTCATATTTTAGGAGGAGCATGCATTGGAAGAACGCCTGATGATGGAGTGATTGACGAAAAAAATCGTTTATTTCATTATCAAAATTTTTATGTTTGTGATGGATCGATGATTCCTGCTAACTTAGGAGTAAATCCAAGCTTAAGTATAGTTGCATTTACAGAAAGAGCTATGTCCTTCATTCCGCCTAAGAACGACCAAATGCACATTTTTGAATTTGAAAAAAAGTGGGGAATAGAAGCTTTACTTTTACGAATGAAGTAAATTTCATTTTCCAACTTGCCAAAAAAATTAAAATTAATTTTTTGTATTGAAACCTATGTTTTCTTTAAGAGGAGTTTTAATTTTTATCGTTTTCTTTGCATTAAGTTTTCAATCGATCATTGCTGAAAAAGTTATTTTTAAAGATGGAACTATTTTGGAAGGAAAAGTTATTCGACAAACAAAAGATAAAATTCAATTACAATTCCCTGATGGTACCACAAGAATTATAGAAAAACAGGATATTGATCGAATCATTTACGAAAAACAGCCACCAAAAAAAGAAGAGCCAAAAGAAAAGCCCAAACCTCCAGAAATTCCAATAAAACCAGAAGAACCACCAAAAGTTGAAGTAGAATCGGAAATTGTTAAAGTCGAAGGGATACCTACAATAACTCAGCAAATCGCTCTTCCAGAAAAAACAAAAGATACTACTGGGATCTATTTTAAGTCCATTGTCTTTCCTGGATGGGGTTTAATGGATTTAGGAAAAAGTGGTAAGGGAATTGCCATTAGTTCGATTTTCTTAGCAAGTGCTTTCTATTATGCTAGTACATATCAAAAAACCAATGACTATAGAAAACTATATAAAGAAAATACAAACCTTATAAATTTTTTAGTTGATACAAATATATTAACCCCTTTTACTCCTGAGCATTTGTTGATGTTGAATAATATATCAAAAATAAAATCTTCATTTCGATCTTCTACACGAGATTTGTCAGTTGCTGCAACATGGTTGGTTTTCTTTTATTTTATCCAGTTAGGGATTACAAATAATGAAATTCAAAATGCTTATTATTTTGATTACAAAAAAACCGAAGTCTCTTTTTGTGATTGTAAAACCCTATTTTCTTTTACTCATACTCATCATTTTTAAAAAAAGCAATTCTTCTTTAGTTTAGAGTTTAGAAAATCTATTGAAGTTGAGAGATTTTTAAAAAAATCGAAACAATGGCATCTTTGAAGAGTAGGTTTCATTCTCTTTTGGAGAAATACTTTAAAAATAAAAAAATATTGTATTTAATAAATGGTTCCTTGATTTTTCTTATTAACCTTATATTAGCATATTTGATTTACAAAATCCCTTTTTCTCAAAATGAAAGAATACAGAATAATATAGCTAACTTAATTACAACAGAATTGATGGTTTTTATTTCTTTTATCATACATAATAACTTAACGTGGAAGGGAAACACCGGGAAATTTATTCACAAAATCTTTAAGTATCATACCATAATGGCAGTTTCGATTTTAATACGTGCAGTTTCATTTTATTTGTTTGATAGTATAGGATTTCCGTTTATGGTATCTACGGTTTTAAGTATTGCAATTATTGTGATATTTAACTTCTTGGGTTTTGACAAATTTGTGTTTAATAAGTATGAATGAT
The genomic region above belongs to Leptospiraceae bacterium and contains:
- a CDS encoding GMC family oxidoreductase — translated: MSHYDYDFIVIGSGFGGSVSAMRLTQKGYKVAVIEAGKRFRNQDFPKTNWNLRKYFWFPTIFFYGIQRINILRHTLILSGAGVGGGSLVYANTLYVPLEEFFEHPKVKVLGGYEELLPYYEIAKKMLGVVETPKTFRGDEILKKTAEEMGFGQTFRPTPVGVYFGKVDDPQDPYFEGEGPKRNGCIFCGNCMVGCRHNAKNSLDKNYLYFAEKLGAKVIPETKVVGIYPLSPDGSEGYEIRTITTTNLFGYPKRVFRTKGVVLSAGVLGTLKLLFTMKQKKIMPNISEKLGYYVRTNSESIIGVTSKRKDVDFSEGVAISSSVFPDKNTHIEIVRYGKNSDVMNIMGAPALIDGGGKIPRQLRFLMAFLRHPIRSVRLLLPFGFAQRSIILLVMQTLDNYLKIVHKREFYFPFKKILTSELDEGEPPPTYIPIANEFARKLSKHINGIPRSSINEVLFDIPMTAHILGGACIGRTPDDGVIDEKNRLFHYQNFYVCDGSMIPANLGVNPSLSIVAFTERAMSFIPPKNDQMHIFEFEKKWGIEALLLRMK
- a CDS encoding GtrA family protein translates to MASLKSRFHSLLEKYFKNKKILYLINGSLIFLINLILAYLIYKIPFSQNERIQNNIANLITTELMVFISFIIHNNLTWKGNTGKFIHKIFKYHTIMAVSILIRAVSFYLFDSIGFPFMVSTVLSIAIIVIFNFLGFDKFVFNKYE